One region of Eupeodes corollae chromosome 1, idEupCoro1.1, whole genome shotgun sequence genomic DNA includes:
- the LOC129939560 gene encoding serine proteinase stubble: MKLVRIMNNFIKCLSFVIVLTSVLDLGYCASNTTQTEDDDDTVVVEALVSPDSSFRQGRQFPNFRMLYQPFQPFREGSTCISTTGAFGLCVKFNSCSPHTRNVNHFLRQSPELANPWFLQGEAICSFFDNSGRQMTGICCGSSDLQSAKPNREQDSSEIEISDKKDEDNNINYDPEEIDDGSVQPYQFNWPPRPAFPSAVPAQWPPPLPTHGPSISQWPPPLPTHPPNHHYPTHPPHPALPSKPPAPTASSSRPTYPSYRPTHRPTQRPPTYPSYPPTSSARPPTTTEQAATSVNAKCGAKNGVSADQERIVGGQNSSPNEWPWVVVLFNKGKQFCGGSMIDNVHVLTAAHCVARMTSWDVAGLTAHLGDHNIRTSFEVQHVERRIKRLVRHKGFEFSTLHNDVAILTLDKPVTFTREIRPICLPYGSFRKSYTGQVATVAGWGSLRENGPQPSVLQKVSIPIWSNLDCARKYGRAAPGGIIDSMLCAGQAARDSCSGDSGGPLMINEGGTWTQVGIVSWGIGCGKGQYPGVYTRVSAFLPWILKNLK; encoded by the exons CTCTGGTCTCACCTGATTCGAGTTTCCGACAAGGCCGACAATTTCCTAATTTTCGCATGCTCTATCAACCATTCCAACCTTTCCGTGAAGGAAGTACCTGCATTAGTACAACTGGAGCATTTGGCTTATGTGTGAAATTCAACAGTTGCAGTCCACACACACGTAATGTTAACCACTTCCTGCGACAATCACCTGAACTAGCCAACCCATGGTTTTTGCAGGGCGAAGCCATTTGTAGCTTCTTTGACAATAGTGGACGACAAATGACAGGAATTTGTTGTGGTTCCTCAGATCTTCAGTCAGCAAAGCCTAATCGAGAGCAAGATAGTAGCGAAATTGAGATCTCTGATAAAAAGGACGAAGACAACAATATCAATTATGATCCTGAAGAAATCGATGATGGATCCGTACAACCTTATCAATTCAACTGGCCACCTCGGCCAGCATTTCCATCAGCAGTGCCAGCTCAGTGGCCCCCACCATTGCCAACGCATGGACCATCGATAAGTCAATGGCCACCACCACTGCCCACACATCCACCTAACCATCACTATCCAACCCATCCACCACATCCAGCTTTGCCATCAAAACCACCAGCGCCTACAGCCAGCTCATCGCGTCCCACTTATCCATCATATCGTCCAACTCACAGACCCACACAGAGGCCACCAACCTATCCATCGTATCCGCCAACATCCTCTGCCAGGCCTCCAACTACAACCGAGCAAGCAGCAACATCAGTAAATGCCAAATGTGGAGCAAAGAATGGTGTTTCCGCCGATCAAGAGCGGATAGTTGGAGGACAGAATTCCAGTCCGAATGAGTGGCCATGGGTGGTTGTGCTTTTCAACAAGGGAAAGCAATTCTGTGGAGGTTCGATGATTGACAATGTCCACGTCTTGACAGCAGCTCATTGTGTAGCAAG AATGACCTCATGGGATGTTGCTGGCTTGACAGCTCATTTGGGAGATCATAATATTCGAACGAGTTTCGAAGTTCAACATGTTGAACGACGAATCAAGCGACTTGTACGACACAAGGGCTTTGAATTCAGTACACTG CACAATGACGTTGCTATCCTAACTCTTGACAAACCGGTTACATTCACCAGAGAAATTCGTCCAATATGTCTGCCATATGGTTCCTTCCGGAAATCTTATACCGGACAAGTTGCAACTGTTGCTGGGTGGGGTAGTTTAAGAGAAA ATGGACCACAACCATCGGTATTACAAAAGGTCAGCATTCCCATTTGGTCAAATTTAGATTGTGCACGTAAATATGGACGAGCAGCCCCTGGGGGTATTATTGATTCTATGCTTTGTGCTGGTCAAGCTGCAAGGGATTCATGTAGT ggtGACTCTGGTGGTCCCTTGATGATCAACGAAGGAGGAACCTGGACACAAGTAGGTATTGTATCGTGGGGCATTGGATGTGGCAAAGGACAATATCCAGGTGTCTATACAAGAGTTTCAGCTTTTCTACCATGGATTTTAAAGAATCTTAAATGA